In one window of Hevea brasiliensis isolate MT/VB/25A 57/8 chromosome 10, ASM3005281v1, whole genome shotgun sequence DNA:
- the LOC110653944 gene encoding zinc finger protein CONSTANS-LIKE 9, whose translation MGYICDFCGDQRSMVYCRSDAACLCLSCDRNVHSANALSKRHSRTLVCERCSAQPALIRCAEERISLCQNCDWMVHGTSSSITNHKRQTINCYTGCPSASELSSLWSFILDFPSVGEATCEQELGLMSIVENSSSRAWGPENTTNQNASGTVTVDEADIAKSGVYGGTSSVPELISMPNNPEQPVGSVNAPLLKLCCPGTKGPALCKDDDLYKDFNMDEVDLNLENYEELFGVTLNNSEELFENGGIESLFGSKDMSAADSNCQGAVAAEGSSVGLVNAMQPACSNAASADSMMSTKTEPILCFTTRQGHSSLSFSGLTGESSVGDYQDCGASSMLFMGEPPWCPPCPESSCPSSNRSNAVMRYKEKKKTRMFEKKVRYASRKARADVRRRVKGRFVKAGDAYDYDPLNQTRSC comes from the exons ATGGGTTACATTTGTGATTTTTGTGGGGATCAGAGGTCCATGGTCTACTGCAGGTCGGATGCTGCATGTTTATGTTTGTCGTGTGATCGAAATGTGCACTCAGCTAATGCTTTGTCCAAAAGGCATTCACGAACCCTCGTATGTGAAAGATGCAGTGCACAACCCGCATTAATTAGATGTGCTGAAGAGAGGATCTCTCTTTGTCAAAATTGTGATTGGATGGTTCATGGCACCTCTTCCTCAATTACCAACCATAAAAGGCAAACCATCAATTGTTACACTGGCTGTCCATCAGCTTCTGAACTTTCTTCATTATGGTCGTTTATTTTGGACTTCCCTTCTGTTGGTGAAGCTACTTGTGAGCAGGAGTTGGGATTGATGAGCATCGTTGAAAATAGCTCTAGTAGGGCTTGGGGTCCTGAGAACACAACTAACCAAAATGCATCCGGTACTGTTACTGTTGATGAGGCAGATATAGCTAAATCAGGTGTTTATGGTGGAACTTCTTCAGTGCCTGAATTAATCTCTATGCCAAACAATCCAGAGCAGCCAGTGGGATCTGTAAATGCGCCTTTGCTAAAG TTATGCTGTCCTGGAACTAAAGGTCCCGCACTTTGTAAAGATGATGATCTTTACAAGGACTTCAATATGGATGAAGTGGATTTGAATCTTGAAAACTATGAAGAACTCTTTGGTGTTACCCTCAATAATTCAGAAGAGCTTTTTGAGAATGGTGGAATTGAGAGCTTGTTTGGGTCAAAGGACATGTCCGCAGCCGATTCCAACTGTCAGGGTGCAGTGGCTGCTGAG GGATCGTCGGTTGGACTGGTTAATGCAATGCAGCCAGCATGCAGCAATGCAGCATCTGCTGATTCCATGATGAGTACTAAAACAGAACCAATCCTTTGTTTTACAACAAGGCAAGGGCATTCAAGCCTCTCATTTTCTGGCCTTACTGGAGAGAGCAGTGTTGGAGATTATCAAGATTGTGGAGCTTCTTCAATGCTTTTCATGGGAGAACCTCCATGGTGTCCCCCATGCCCGGAGAGTTCATGCCCATCATCTAACCGAAGTAATGCTGTAATGCGATACAAGGAAAAGAAGAAGACACGCAT GTTTGAGAAGAAAGTGAGGTATGCCTCCCGCAAAGCAAGGGCTGATGTAAGAAGA